Genomic segment of uncultured Desulfobacter sp.:
TCAAAGGAGGGGCTGTTAGCAGACCCTCCAGAATCAATTTTATAGAACAATCAATGTAACCAAGATGGATGCAAAATGAAATGTTCTACGACCAAATCCAGGAGAGGGGCTATAAATTTTCACTGGGGAATTATTGCACGTAACCGCTCGACAATACCCACCAGTGCGCCTGTTTTAAAATGAATGGCGTTGGCCGGGCAGACCTCCTGGCAGCAATAGCAGCGGATACAGGTCAAATGGTCAATGGCGGCCTTGCGTGGGGCAACGAACCGCAGGCATCCCGGTGGACAGACCTCGGCGCATTTGCCGCAATCCCGGCACAGGTCAGGGTCCTGGACCGGCCGGGAGGTCAGGTGCCTTCGGACGAGTCCGGAAACCACACCCGGCACCGGCATGGCCGATTCCAATACCGGCAATTGAAAGTTTTTGGGGATGAATCCATCTGGATCATCACCCACCATCCGGGTATCAGCCCCATCTTTCCTGACAAGCCCCCTGCGGACTGCCGCATGATACAACGGGAAACTTGCCGGATGGACACCCAGCAAAGGCGCCAGGGCCAAATCCATGGCCAGGGGGTCACAGGACGCCCCTATAAATCCTAAATGGCAGGGGGTGCCGTTATTGGGGCCCCGACCCTGCATGCCCCAGACCCCGTCTATGATGGTAAGGGCGGGTTTGATGGTCCGGGAGATATCCAGCAAGAGATCGGCAAATGCCATCCGGTCTGCGCCGGCGTGCATATGCCACTGACTTTTGCGCGGCCCCACCACCGCACCGAAAAGATTTTTAACACCCAGGGTCAACAGCATCATGCAATGGGTCTTCACCTTGGGCAGGTTGATGACCACATCCGCGCTCAACACAGTCTCGTCCAGCTCCAAGGCCTGGTACACCGACCCGTCAGGCGTTCCGGAAAGTATGGGCCGACTGAACTCAACCAGATCAGCCCCAAGCTCGGCAGCCACATCGTTCATGCCGGTAACCCGGGCAATGCGAGAAACCTTGTCAATGGCCGGACTGTCGCCGATGACGACCCGGCCGCCGGCCTTTAATACCAGTTTTCCCACGGCACGCACCACAGCGGGATCCGTGGTCACCCGCCGGTCCAAAGGGGCGGCACTGAGCAGATTGGGCTTGAGGAGCACCCGCTGTCCCGGACGGACAAACTGTTCCATGCCCCCGCACAACCCCACGGCCCGGTCCACGGCAGAGGCCACATTTTTTTCATCATAATCGGGACATTTACAAAGGGCGACCTTGGTCATAAACGTTATGCCTTTTCACTTTGAAATAAACTTTTAATGTCCTCAAGTATCAGGTAAAGACAAGGCACAAGCCCCAGGGTAATCAAGGTGGCAAAGAAAATCCCGAACCCCAGGGAGATGGCCATGGGAATCAGAAACTTTGCCTGGCGCGATGTTTCCGTGATAATCGGCGCAAGCCCCCCGCAGGTGGTCAAGGTGGTCAGCAAAATAGGCCGGAACCGTTGTATTCCGGCGGCCCGGACCGCCGCCGCCACGGGCATGCCCCCGCGCACCAGGCGGTTGGAAAAATCAATGAGCACCAGAGAGTCATTGACCACCACCCCAGCCATGGCAACAATGCCGAACAGACTCATCACCGAAAGGGAATACCCCATAATAATATGGCCGGCCACAGCCCCGATCATGCCAAAGGGAATGCACAGCATGATAATCAAGGGCTGAAAATAACTTTTAAAGGGAATGGCCAGCAAGGCAAACACACAGAACAGCGCCAGGGCCAGGCCTCTGACCAGCGCACCCACACTCTCTTTGATATCCGCCTGTTTTCCCTTGAATTCGTATGACAGGCCCGGATACCGCTTCACCAGGGACGGCAAGATCTCCTGCTTCATATCTCGGATAATGTTCTCGGACTGGGACTGGGGGGTCACATTGGCCGAAACCTCAATTTCCCGCCGCCCGTTGCTGCGGCTGATCTCGGTGTAGGCCCGTCCTTTGACGATTTTGATGGCATCCCTGAGCATGATCTCCCCGTTTGGGGCATTGAGCACATAATTTTCGAATGCGGTTTCCGAAATACGCTCAGCATCTGCAATCCGCACCCGGACCGTGACCTCATTTCGTCCCCGCTGGTTTTTCACCGCCTCAATCCCCTGGTAGGCGTTCCGGATTTTGCGGGCAATGGTTGCCGACGTCAGCCCCATACGGTGACCTGCAGGGGTCAAGACGATATCAAACTGCCGTTTGCCCTGGGCAGAGCCGTCGTCAATGTCCGATACGATGGGATATTCATCCAGTTGCTGGGCCAAGTCTTCTCCGGCCCGGTTTAAAATCTCCGCGTCCCGGTGACTCAGGGCAATGGTCAGGGCCTTTCCGGAGCCTGGACCGCCCCGGTTGGATTCAAAGGAGATGGTCTCAACCCCGGGAATCCGGCCGGTTTTTTCCCGCCAGATCCGGATCACATCGGAAGTTGACACCGGGCGCACCTCGGGGGTAGTCAAATAAATTCGCACCTGGATATTGTTTTCACTGACCTGGGAAAAAATCCCTGTGGACAACGCCTCCTTTCCATTTTCATCCACGGTCTTTTGGGCCGATGCCACCAGAAGGCTTTCCATTTGCCGGACCGTGCGCTCAGGCGTGCCATAGGGCAGGTAAACTTCACAAAAGGCGTAATCGGATTCAACTTTTGGAAACAAAACCATGCCCATGTTCCCGGATTTGACATACCCAAAGGTAACCAGCAGCAGGGCAGCGCCCAGGGCGAAAACCGTATACCGCCAGGCCAGAAGTACAGACAGAATCCGGCCATACACGGACTTGACAGCAGTTTCAAATTTCTCCGAAAACCTTGCCTGCCAGGCCTCAAGAATATTCAAGGGAAAAAACAAGGGGCGGCCGGCATGGCTCAAATGGGCCGGCAGGATCAGCAGACTCTCGATTAAGGAGACACCAAACACAGCCACCACCACCAGGGGCATGCTTTTAAATATTTTTCCCATAATGCCGGGAATAAACATGATGGGCATAAATGTGACCATATTGGTGACCACGGAAAAAAATACGGGAACGGCAATACTTTTTGCCCCCTGGACGGCCGCATCCAGAAAATTCATGCCCTGGCGGCGGCAATGGTAGATGTTTTCCCCCACCACCACGGCATCATCCACCACAATGCCCAGGGTAACGATAAAGGCGAACATACTGACCATATTGATGGTAAAATCAATTGCGGATAAAAAAATAAAAGAGCCTAAAAATGAAATGGGGATGCCCAGACTGACCCAGAAGGCCAGGCGGATTTCAAGGAACAGGGCCAGGCATAAAAATACCAGCCCCAGTCCCATATAAGCGTTGCGCAGCAAAAGATCCGCCCTCTGGGCAAAAATTTCGGACATATCCCTGACAATGCTTAAGTGAATGCCCTCGGGCAGATCCGCGTTAATGGTTTTCAGCATCTCTTTGGTGGCGTCGGCCACCTGGGTGGGCGTCTGTTTTCCCACCCGGTAGACCGCAATGGTGACGGCCCGCTGGCCGTTAAATGAGGCCCATTCGTTTGAATCCTCAAAGCTTTCGCTGACCTTGGCAATGTCGGACAATACGAGCTGCGACCCATCCTCCCGAGTGAGAATGGGCAGTTTTTCATACTGCAGGGCATAGTCTTTGCGCGATTTGATGCGCAGCAGGATATCCCCGCCACCGGATTTAATGGCACCGCCGCCCAACTCCACAGACGCCGTGGCGACGGCATCGGCCACATCGGCCAAGGTCATGCCGTAACGCCGCAGGGTATTGGTGGAGATCTCCACCAGAATCTCGCGCTCCCTGACCCCTTCCAGGGCCACCTGGGTGATCGCCGGATTTGACAAAAATCGGTCTCTGATATTGTCGGCAAGATCGCGCATGGTGGTCTCCGGCGCGTTGCCGTGAAGGGCCAAACGTACCACTTCCCGCTGGCGGGAGGTAATGGTGATCACCGGATCTTCGGCCTCATCGGGAAAGGTGTCAATGCGATCCACCTCGCTTTTAATCTCCTGCCACAGGCGTGTGACATCTGCCCCGTCTATAGCCTCTATGGTGATTGACGCACGGCCTTCCAATGCCTGGGAGGTGATCTCATCAATACCTTCAATATCCCGCACCGCCTCTTCCACGGCCAGAATAATGCCGGACTCCACCTCTTCGGGACTGGCCCCGGGATAGGCCACGGAAACGCTCACCATATCCAGGGAGAATTCAGGAAACACTTCCTGCTTGATGTTAAAGGCCATGAAAAGGCCGCCCACAAGAAATACCGCCATGAGCAGATTGGCGGCCACGGTGTTGCCGGCCATCCAGGCAAGCGCGCCCTTCGGGCTGTTTCCTGGGGACCCTTGGGAAACCGGGTTGTGCTCAGACATTATCGGCTCTCCTGGGCAGCAAGGGTCAAGGCCATGCCCGATACCGGTGTGGGAAGATCAGAAGAGATGACAAGGTCACCGGGGGAAAGCCCGGATTGAACGAACACCCGGTCATTTTCAATCCACACCGGCGCCACCTTGCGGATCTCCAGGCGTCCGTCATTATATATCCATAAACTGGAATTCTCCCGGACCAGGGTCCGGGGCAGGGAGAACACATTCTCAAAGGCCTGTCCTTCGATGATCGCCTCCACATGGTCATCGAGCAACATGGCCGGACGACCTTTGGCAGGTCCGAGACCCAAGGGGTCATCCACCTGGATAATCACGCCTGCCATGCGGCTTTGTTCGGTAACGGCGCCGGTGATCCGCACCACACGCCCATCCCACTCCCGGCCCGCGTAAAGGGAACGAATCCGGGCCGGACTGCCATGAATTTCATGGACCTGAATCCGGTCCAGACGGTCCATGGGCACCTGGACCTCCACCTGGTAGCAGGCCACCGCCACCAGGGTGGCAAGGGTTCCCTGGGCTGCAGTCATGGCTCCTGTATCCACCTGTTTGGACAACACCAGGGCATGAAAGGGGGCTGTTATTCGGGTACGTTCCAGGTCCAGGCGCGCGGAGTCAAGATCGCTTTGGGCGCTTGCCACAGTGGCCTTAGCCTGCTCAAGCTGGGGTTTTCTAAGCACAAGACCGGTCTCTTGTATCTCGTTGGTGGACATTGTGGCCATGAGCTTGAGCTCTTCTTTTGCAATCTGCTGCTGGCCCTTTTCAATTTCAAAGTCGGCCTGGGCCTGGGCCAAGGCGCTCTGGGCTTTGTTCACGGCAAGGGTATAATCCGCCGGATCAATGCGAACCATGGTCTGACCTTTGCGGATCAATCCCCCCTGGACAAATTCCGGGGCCACCTGGATCACCGTGCCGGCCACCTGGGATTTAATCTCCACCTCCCGGTCCGGTCGGACCGTCCCCATGGCCCTGATCTGTGCCGTAAACCGATCGGGATGCACTTTAATAATCTCCACCACCGGCGCGGTTTTCTCAGCAGGTTTGCGTTTGACCTTCACGGCTTTTGATTTATAGTGCCAAAATCCGGCAACACCTAAGGCGATCAAACATAGAGGCAAAATAATTTTTAAAAGGGTTTTCCACAGGGACGCGTGTGAAGCAGACTGATTCATAAATTACTTGGCTCCGGTATTATTGGCTTGTGCCGGGGCGGCGTTCAAAAAAAAACGTTGGCCGGCCTGTTACGTTATACAATGCAATGCGTTCTTTGACATAGGTGGCCCGTTCGCTGACCAGTTGACGCTCCAGGCTCTCCATGGATGCCCAGGCCGAAAGATAGTTCAAATAACTGCTCTGGCCGTTCAAGTATTGAACCCGGGCATCCTGCAGGGTCACTTTGATGGCCAAAAGTTGCTGTTCTAAAAGATCAATATAGGCGTTCTGGCGGTCAATGGACACCAGGGCATCTTCCACTTCGCCAATGGCGCTGGCAACGGTTTTGGCATAGGTATTTACCTCTTCACGGACCACGGCCCGGGTGCGCTCTATTTCGGCTTTGCGTTCCCCCGCGTCCAGCAGGGGGCCTGCCAGGGCCGCGCCCAGGGAGACGACCCAGTTCTGGAACAGCAGATCCAGGGTGCCGCTGGAAAATGCCGCCGAGGCGGAGAGGGTTAATTCCGGCAACAGATCGGCTTTGGCCGATTCCACATCCAGGGCAGCCGCGTCAAGCCGCATCCGGGCGGCCCGGATATCGGGCCTGTTTTCGAGCAAATCAGAGGGAATGCCGGGCTGGGGTGTCAGAAAGGTCCGGGGCAGATCGGTGGTGGACACCGCCACAGGGGTTCCGGGCGTCCGGC
This window contains:
- a CDS encoding DUF362 domain-containing protein, which translates into the protein MTKVALCKCPDYDEKNVASAVDRAVGLCGGMEQFVRPGQRVLLKPNLLSAAPLDRRVTTDPAVVRAVGKLVLKAGGRVVIGDSPAIDKVSRIARVTGMNDVAAELGADLVEFSRPILSGTPDGSVYQALELDETVLSADVVINLPKVKTHCMMLLTLGVKNLFGAVVGPRKSQWHMHAGADRMAFADLLLDISRTIKPALTIIDGVWGMQGRGPNNGTPCHLGFIGASCDPLAMDLALAPLLGVHPASFPLYHAAVRRGLVRKDGADTRMVGDDPDGFIPKNFQLPVLESAMPVPGVVSGLVRRHLTSRPVQDPDLCRDCGKCAEVCPPGCLRFVAPRKAAIDHLTCIRCYCCQEVCPANAIHFKTGALVGIVERLRAIIPQ
- a CDS encoding efflux RND transporter permease subunit, with product MSEHNPVSQGSPGNSPKGALAWMAGNTVAANLLMAVFLVGGLFMAFNIKQEVFPEFSLDMVSVSVAYPGASPEEVESGIILAVEEAVRDIEGIDEITSQALEGRASITIEAIDGADVTRLWQEIKSEVDRIDTFPDEAEDPVITITSRQREVVRLALHGNAPETTMRDLADNIRDRFLSNPAITQVALEGVREREILVEISTNTLRRYGMTLADVADAVATASVELGGGAIKSGGGDILLRIKSRKDYALQYEKLPILTREDGSQLVLSDIAKVSESFEDSNEWASFNGQRAVTIAVYRVGKQTPTQVADATKEMLKTINADLPEGIHLSIVRDMSEIFAQRADLLLRNAYMGLGLVFLCLALFLEIRLAFWVSLGIPISFLGSFIFLSAIDFTINMVSMFAFIVTLGIVVDDAVVVGENIYHCRRQGMNFLDAAVQGAKSIAVPVFFSVVTNMVTFMPIMFIPGIMGKIFKSMPLVVVAVFGVSLIESLLILPAHLSHAGRPLFFPLNILEAWQARFSEKFETAVKSVYGRILSVLLAWRYTVFALGAALLLVTFGYVKSGNMGMVLFPKVESDYAFCEVYLPYGTPERTVRQMESLLVASAQKTVDENGKEALSTGIFSQVSENNIQVRIYLTTPEVRPVSTSDVIRIWREKTGRIPGVETISFESNRGGPGSGKALTIALSHRDAEILNRAGEDLAQQLDEYPIVSDIDDGSAQGKRQFDIVLTPAGHRMGLTSATIARKIRNAYQGIEAVKNQRGRNEVTVRVRIADAERISETAFENYVLNAPNGEIMLRDAIKIVKGRAYTEISRSNGRREIEVSANVTPQSQSENIIRDMKQEILPSLVKRYPGLSYEFKGKQADIKESVGALVRGLALALFCVFALLAIPFKSYFQPLIIMLCIPFGMIGAVAGHIIMGYSLSVMSLFGIVAMAGVVVNDSLVLIDFSNRLVRGGMPVAAAVRAAGIQRFRPILLTTLTTCGGLAPIITETSRQAKFLIPMAISLGFGIFFATLITLGLVPCLYLILEDIKSLFQSEKA
- a CDS encoding efflux RND transporter periplasmic adaptor subunit, with product MNQSASHASLWKTLLKIILPLCLIALGVAGFWHYKSKAVKVKRKPAEKTAPVVEIIKVHPDRFTAQIRAMGTVRPDREVEIKSQVAGTVIQVAPEFVQGGLIRKGQTMVRIDPADYTLAVNKAQSALAQAQADFEIEKGQQQIAKEELKLMATMSTNEIQETGLVLRKPQLEQAKATVASAQSDLDSARLDLERTRITAPFHALVLSKQVDTGAMTAAQGTLATLVAVACYQVEVQVPMDRLDRIQVHEIHGSPARIRSLYAGREWDGRVVRITGAVTEQSRMAGVIIQVDDPLGLGPAKGRPAMLLDDHVEAIIEGQAFENVFSLPRTLVRENSSLWIYNDGRLEIRKVAPVWIENDRVFVQSGLSPGDLVISSDLPTPVSGMALTLAAQESR